In a single window of the Verrucomicrobiia bacterium genome:
- a CDS encoding ATPase, T2SS/T4P/T4SS family: MGEAPEIDRIVNELNELREREGSEPASTLQLDAWLKTLIARGGSDLLLVAGAPACIRTKGAVQKIDAAPLEGSEIEAAVLPALSSHALARYRQMQIADSSYRVAGLGRFRINLHRERGRAAAAIRALPQKVPTLRELNLPPSVEALAHLPRGLVLIGGPAGSGKSTTLAALIDDINRREARHIVTI, encoded by the coding sequence ATGGGTGAAGCCCCGGAAATCGACCGCATCGTGAACGAATTGAACGAGCTTCGCGAGCGCGAAGGTTCCGAACCCGCCAGCACACTTCAACTCGATGCATGGCTCAAGACGCTGATCGCCCGTGGCGGAAGCGATTTGCTGCTTGTAGCCGGCGCGCCCGCCTGCATTCGCACAAAGGGCGCCGTGCAAAAAATCGATGCAGCTCCTCTTGAGGGTTCTGAAATCGAAGCCGCTGTGCTCCCGGCACTCTCGTCACATGCGCTTGCGCGCTACCGCCAAATGCAGATTGCAGATTCTTCGTATCGTGTTGCCGGGCTGGGCCGTTTCCGCATTAACCTGCATCGCGAACGCGGACGCGCGGCCGCTGCGATTCGCGCGTTGCCCCAGAAAGTCCCTACGCTGCGTGAGCTAAACCTTCCCCCTTCGGTGGAAGCCCTCGCGCATCTCCCGCGCGGCCTGGTCTTGATCGGGGGCCCAGCGGGTTCGGGGAAATCGACCACACTCGCGGCCTTAATCGACGACATCAACCGCCGCGAGGCCCGCCACATCGTCACCATCGA